The Deltaproteobacteria bacterium genome window below encodes:
- a CDS encoding extensin family protein, giving the protein MTNLLTTWLLVWLAAAPVKRPNMPVGWTWPPSKAMKSAGERCLRRLDDASQDYHRAEPVKAITTPVTIPALALGELSLVPLKGKGSYPMDCHLAAALRDVAPALAQLGVAALGFRTLHEYRRVRKHGRTTNILSRHALGLAIDVFEVRLDDGRVLQVERDWADEPLLPLVVAVFEGADAFRTPLTPANDPDDHGDHVHLEAHMRIDP; this is encoded by the coding sequence ATGACGAATCTGCTCACGACATGGCTGCTTGTGTGGCTCGCGGCCGCGCCGGTCAAGCGTCCGAACATGCCCGTGGGGTGGACGTGGCCGCCGTCGAAGGCGATGAAGTCCGCCGGCGAGCGCTGCCTGCGACGGCTCGACGATGCGTCGCAGGACTACCACCGCGCCGAGCCGGTGAAGGCGATCACCACGCCGGTCACGATCCCCGCGCTCGCGCTCGGGGAGCTGAGCCTGGTGCCGCTCAAGGGCAAGGGCAGCTACCCGATGGATTGCCACCTCGCGGCCGCGCTGCGCGACGTCGCGCCCGCGCTCGCGCAGCTCGGCGTCGCCGCGCTCGGGTTTCGCACGCTGCACGAGTACCGCCGCGTCCGCAAGCACGGACGCACCACCAACATCCTCAGTCGTCACGCCCTGGGCCTGGCGATCGACGTGTTCGAGGTGCGGCTCGACGACGGGCGCGTGCTGCAGGTCGAGCGCGACTGGGCCGACGAGCCGCTGCTGCCGCTCGTGGTCGCGGTGTTCGAGGGGGCCGACGCGTTTCGGACCCCGCTGACGCCGGCCAACGACCCCGACGATCACGGCGACCACGTGCACCTCGAGGCGCACATGCGCATCGATCCCTGA
- a CDS encoding serine/threonine protein kinase, with product MHRRRGSTRKPMHAHVTVDTTMDTSGASAGRDAASDPDQTRVGSSTPAARGSDVPPRLPRYGLIRKLGEGAMGQVWLAHDPQLAREVAIKLVRADSGPSGRMALQRLAQEARALARLSDPHVVTVFDVGSYAIDDDPDAGVFIVMELIVGVTLAQWLTRRRTTAAILEVFDQAAQGLAAAHEAGMVHRDFKPANVFVGDDGRVRVGDFGLARRGGEDPGAPRRAPATAIGHELVETLATGITEDGTVVGTPLYMPPEQHRGATLDARSDQYAFCVALYEALTGTRPFAGSMQTLFEAKQAQQPARARAGRELPRRLHHALMRGLSPAPEDRWPSMRALMAELAPPRRARLRWPAAATVAGVLAVVTMPTRDREAPCAGRDRLDAAWTPAARERLQRFVSSVDDAARAGHVVAQLDAHVAELRAAIAGACRSGSAGDDVCLHDATTEVGATIEALSQEERAAHAALATIAGLTTPSSCAERPDAAGVDDPAVLALRDRATTARALWNANLLDPGLRLALDARDEAVATPAASALLPALQYQIGGMQQNLGQVGLAEQTFEDAYHRAIALDVHRTAAEAAVELATLASESGDVERATLWRRHFDASAARAEFTTCEAVHLGMQRATSEIVERDIEGIEAQLQKLSDDCERNHCGERCLVIAANHAVVLREIGRAEDAVAAFREVVRRALELRGPDALPTAIARIDLAEALTHTGELDETLEQLDLAEAGAALRGAPTHPRRASVEKLRSRVLRERGDIDAALAAARRAVEIAAHSFDPTHPQMLMLQATYANLLGDAGDNPGAIVVYDGILAATADSDITHALTQVSRGYTRMELGDIAGAVADALEARALLLRHAPYDARDLALTFSNEAAAWARAGACERAHAAVAAGLRWATEGGHDREIEILNGERELHASDCPLAP from the coding sequence GTGCACCGCCGGCGAGGATCAACGAGGAAGCCGATGCACGCCCATGTTACGGTGGACACCACGATGGACACCTCGGGTGCGAGCGCTGGCCGCGACGCGGCGAGTGACCCCGATCAGACCCGCGTGGGTTCGTCGACGCCCGCAGCGCGCGGGTCCGACGTGCCGCCACGCTTGCCGCGCTATGGCTTGATCCGAAAGCTCGGCGAAGGCGCGATGGGCCAGGTCTGGCTGGCCCACGATCCCCAGCTGGCGCGCGAGGTGGCGATCAAGCTCGTGCGCGCGGACTCGGGCCCGAGCGGTCGCATGGCCCTGCAACGGCTCGCCCAAGAGGCGCGTGCGCTCGCGCGACTGTCCGACCCCCACGTGGTCACGGTGTTCGACGTCGGCAGCTACGCGATCGACGACGATCCCGACGCGGGCGTGTTCATCGTGATGGAGCTGATCGTCGGCGTCACGCTCGCGCAGTGGCTCACGCGCCGGCGCACGACCGCGGCGATCCTCGAGGTCTTCGACCAGGCCGCGCAGGGGCTCGCCGCCGCACACGAAGCCGGCATGGTCCACCGCGACTTCAAGCCGGCCAATGTGTTCGTGGGCGACGACGGTCGCGTGCGGGTGGGCGACTTCGGGCTCGCCCGCCGCGGCGGCGAGGACCCGGGGGCACCGCGACGCGCCCCCGCGACGGCGATCGGCCATGAGCTGGTCGAGACCCTCGCGACCGGCATCACCGAGGACGGCACCGTGGTCGGCACGCCGCTGTACATGCCGCCCGAACAGCATCGCGGGGCGACGCTCGACGCCCGCAGCGATCAGTACGCGTTCTGCGTGGCGCTGTACGAGGCGCTGACGGGCACGCGTCCGTTCGCGGGCTCGATGCAGACGCTGTTCGAAGCCAAGCAGGCGCAGCAGCCCGCGCGCGCCCGCGCCGGGCGTGAGCTGCCGCGGCGACTGCACCACGCGCTGATGCGCGGCCTGTCACCGGCGCCCGAGGATCGCTGGCCATCGATGCGCGCGTTGATGGCCGAGCTCGCGCCACCCCGACGCGCGCGCCTGCGCTGGCCCGCGGCCGCGACGGTCGCCGGCGTGCTCGCCGTGGTGACCATGCCGACGCGCGACCGCGAGGCGCCGTGTGCCGGACGCGATCGCCTCGACGCCGCGTGGACGCCGGCGGCCCGCGAGCGCCTGCAGCGATTCGTCTCGTCGGTCGACGACGCAGCGCGGGCCGGACACGTGGTTGCGCAGCTCGACGCCCATGTCGCCGAGCTCCGCGCCGCGATCGCCGGGGCCTGCCGCTCCGGTTCCGCGGGCGACGATGTGTGCCTGCACGACGCGACCACCGAGGTCGGCGCCACGATCGAGGCGCTGTCGCAGGAGGAGCGAGCCGCCCACGCGGCGCTCGCGACCATCGCGGGCTTGACCACGCCCTCGAGCTGCGCCGAGCGCCCAGACGCGGCGGGCGTCGACGACCCCGCCGTGCTCGCGCTGCGCGACCGCGCGACCACGGCCCGCGCGCTGTGGAACGCGAACCTGCTGGACCCGGGCCTTCGGCTCGCCCTCGACGCGCGCGACGAGGCCGTCGCCACCCCCGCGGCATCGGCCCTGCTGCCGGCGCTGCAGTACCAGATCGGCGGCATGCAGCAGAACCTCGGCCAGGTCGGCCTCGCGGAACAGACCTTCGAGGACGCCTACCACCGCGCGATCGCCCTCGACGTGCACCGCACCGCAGCAGAGGCCGCCGTCGAGCTCGCCACGCTGGCGTCCGAGAGCGGCGACGTGGAGCGTGCGACGCTGTGGCGGCGCCACTTTGATGCCAGCGCAGCGCGGGCCGAGTTCACCACGTGCGAGGCCGTCCACCTCGGCATGCAGCGGGCGACCTCGGAGATCGTCGAGCGCGACATCGAGGGCATCGAGGCCCAGCTTCAGAAGCTGTCGGACGACTGCGAGCGCAACCACTGCGGCGAGCGCTGCCTCGTGATCGCGGCCAACCACGCGGTCGTGCTGCGCGAGATCGGACGCGCCGAGGACGCGGTCGCCGCGTTCCGTGAGGTCGTCCGACGCGCGCTCGAGCTGCGCGGGCCCGATGCGTTGCCGACCGCGATCGCGCGCATCGACCTGGCCGAAGCGCTCACGCACACCGGCGAGCTCGACGAGACCCTCGAGCAGCTCGATCTCGCGGAGGCTGGCGCGGCGCTGCGTGGCGCCCCCACCCACCCACGACGCGCGTCCGTCGAGAAGCTGCGCTCGCGGGTGCTACGGGAGCGGGGCGACATCGACGCCGCGCTCGCAGCCGCCCGCCGGGCGGTCGAGATTGCCGCCCACTCGTTCGACCCCACCCACCCGCAGATGCTCATGCTGCAGGCGACCTACGCCAACCTCCTCGGCGATGCGGGTGACAACCCCGGCGCCATCGTGGTGTACGACGGCATCCTGGCCGCCACCGCGGACTCGGACATCACCCACGCGCTCACGCAGGTCTCGCGTGGCTACACGCGCATGGAGCTCGGCGACATCGCCGGTGCGGTCGCCGACGCCCTCGAGGCGCGGGCGCTGTTGCTGCGGCACGCGCCCTACGACGCCCGCGATCTCGCATTGACGTTCTCCAACGAGGCGGCGGCGTGGGCCCGCGCGGGTGCATGCGAGCGTGCCCACGCGGCGGTCGCCGCGGGTCTGCGATGGGCCACCGAGGGTGGCCACGATCGCGAGATCGAGATCCTGAACGGCGAACGCGAGCTGCACGCGAGCGACTGCCCCCTGGCGCCGTGA
- the speA gene encoding biosynthetic arginine decarboxylase has product MDTPSVTYAMENSLKRYGVDRWGAENVGVNDAGHLLYKAPSLPPVDLHEMAMFLEKRGIRTPFVVRFPSMIHGQMERLKKAFDASIKENAFVGDYTGVFPVKVNQRRAVIEAVLSAPKELGYGLEAGSKPELLMAMAREPHPTAPLLINGFKDREFMRMAYHAAELGHHVVVIIESIREVVRFGEVGREHNWRTRPDLGVRAKLYTKGSGRWQGSGGETSKFGLTTNEILEVVRRLKECDLVHHLVLLHFHIGSQITRIKRIKQAVREGARLYSALQAYAPQLRYLDLGGGLGVDYDGSRTSYPSSANYTIEEYASQVVFEVSAVIEETEAKPPTIVTESGRALVANHALCITDLREVQGELLQIPDKHEDEHRLIDALRDTLEHITAKNYEEYFHDAIDLRDEALELFSTGYLTIEDRASAEGLFQRVRIKTTKILESLSRPSEEITEYISTAQHKYLANFSIFQSLPDAWSIDHVFPAAPLSRHGERPTLMTQIVDITCDSDGCVNTFAHPDENLRFLPLHEPSDKAERYYLGFFMTGAYQDSLANDHNLFSRTHEIVVRSSIDPPALPGVERIPYNNVFLDVKIGATNEDALAAMGFDVESMLHEVRNRHRVAETTLGESWALGLLQSYPYLTRE; this is encoded by the coding sequence GTGGACACGCCCTCGGTCACGTACGCGATGGAGAACTCGCTCAAGCGCTACGGCGTCGACCGCTGGGGCGCGGAGAACGTCGGGGTCAACGACGCGGGGCACCTGCTCTACAAGGCGCCGAGCCTGCCGCCGGTCGACCTCCACGAGATGGCGATGTTCCTCGAGAAGCGCGGCATCCGGACGCCGTTCGTGGTGCGCTTCCCGAGCATGATCCACGGCCAGATGGAGCGCCTGAAGAAGGCCTTCGACGCGTCGATCAAGGAGAACGCGTTCGTCGGCGACTACACCGGCGTGTTCCCGGTCAAGGTCAACCAGCGCCGCGCGGTCATCGAGGCGGTGCTGTCGGCCCCGAAGGAGCTCGGCTACGGGCTCGAGGCCGGCAGCAAGCCCGAGCTGCTGATGGCGATGGCGCGCGAGCCCCATCCGACCGCGCCGCTGCTCATCAACGGCTTCAAGGACCGCGAGTTCATGCGCATGGCCTACCACGCGGCCGAGCTGGGCCATCACGTGGTCGTCATCATCGAATCCATCCGCGAGGTCGTGCGCTTCGGCGAGGTCGGCCGCGAGCACAACTGGCGCACGCGGCCCGATCTGGGCGTGCGCGCCAAGCTCTACACCAAGGGCAGCGGCCGCTGGCAGGGCTCGGGCGGCGAGACCTCGAAGTTCGGCCTCACCACCAACGAGATCCTCGAGGTCGTGCGGCGCCTGAAGGAGTGCGACCTGGTGCACCACCTGGTGCTGCTGCACTTCCACATCGGCTCGCAGATCACCCGCATCAAGCGCATCAAGCAGGCCGTCCGCGAGGGCGCGCGGCTGTACTCCGCGCTGCAGGCCTACGCGCCGCAGCTGCGCTACCTCGACCTGGGCGGTGGTCTCGGCGTCGACTACGACGGCAGCCGCACCTCGTACCCATCGTCGGCCAACTACACCATCGAGGAGTACGCCAGCCAGGTGGTGTTCGAGGTCTCGGCGGTGATCGAGGAGACCGAGGCCAAGCCACCGACCATCGTCACCGAGAGCGGCCGTGCGCTGGTCGCCAACCACGCGCTGTGCATCACCGACCTGCGCGAGGTCCAGGGCGAGCTGCTGCAGATCCCCGACAAGCACGAGGACGAGCACCGCCTGATCGACGCCCTGCGCGACACCCTCGAGCACATCACGGCGAAGAACTACGAGGAGTACTTCCACGACGCGATCGATCTCCGCGACGAGGCGCTCGAGCTGTTCTCGACCGGCTACCTGACCATCGAGGACCGCGCCAGCGCCGAGGGCCTGTTCCAGCGCGTGCGCATCAAGACCACCAAGATCCTCGAGTCGCTGTCGCGGCCGTCCGAGGAGATCACCGAGTACATCTCGACCGCGCAGCACAAGTACCTGGCGAACTTCTCGATCTTCCAGTCGCTGCCCGACGCGTGGAGCATCGATCACGTGTTCCCGGCCGCGCCGCTGTCGCGCCACGGCGAGCGTCCGACCCTGATGACGCAGATCGTCGACATCACCTGTGACAGCGACGGCTGCGTGAACACCTTCGCGCATCCCGACGAGAACCTGCGGTTCTTGCCGTTGCACGAGCCCAGCGACAAGGCCGAGCGCTACTACCTGGGCTTCTTCATGACCGGGGCCTACCAGGACAGCCTCGCCAACGATCACAACCTGTTCTCGCGCACGCACGAGATCGTCGTGCGCAGCTCGATCGATCCGCCGGCGCTGCCGGGGGTCGAGCGCATCCCCTACAACAACGTCTTCCTCGACGTGAAGATCGGCGCGACCAACGAAGACGCGCTGGCCGCGATGGGCTTCGACGTCGAGAGCATGCTGCACGAGGTCCGCAACCGTCACCGCGTGGCCGAGACCACGCTGGGCGAGTCGTGGGCGCTGGGGCTGCTGCAGAGCTACCCGTACCTCACGCGCGAGTAG
- a CDS encoding DUF882 domain-containing protein, producing MLATLTALLVAIGPAAPATAAPALDPHERIAPVEPRTAPPLQILRRGKLHTIAVFDDAGRLRHDALAELRALMTDPRSGVDHPTHWRLATLLVAVQAHWPESTIEIVSGYRHVSRHTARSNHTRGRAADIRVSGVGKRRLFEVLRGSFAEVGVGYYPNGTFVHLDVRDRATLWVDYSGADQVPCYSRTPQADLDDGTAERTSYEAAVARGCRLAGGEG from the coding sequence GTGCTCGCCACACTCACCGCCCTGCTCGTCGCGATCGGCCCCGCAGCGCCGGCCACCGCCGCGCCCGCCCTCGATCCCCACGAACGCATCGCGCCGGTGGAGCCCCGCACTGCGCCACCGCTCCAGATCCTCCGCCGCGGCAAGCTGCACACGATCGCGGTGTTCGATGACGCTGGGCGTCTGCGCCATGACGCCCTCGCCGAGCTGCGCGCGCTGATGACCGACCCCCGCAGCGGCGTCGACCACCCGACCCACTGGCGGCTGGCGACGCTGCTGGTGGCCGTGCAAGCCCACTGGCCCGAGTCGACCATCGAGATCGTGTCGGGCTATCGCCACGTCAGCCGTCACACCGCGCGCAGCAACCACACCCGCGGGCGCGCGGCCGACATCCGCGTGTCGGGGGTCGGCAAGCGGCGGCTGTTCGAGGTCCTGCGGGGCTCGTTCGCCGAGGTCGGCGTCGGCTACTACCCCAACGGCACCTTCGTGCACCTCGACGTTCGCGATCGCGCGACCCTGTGGGTCGACTACTCGGGCGCCGACCAGGTGCCGTGCTACAGCCGCACGCCGCAGGCGGACCTCGACGACGGCACCGCCGAGCGCACCAGCTACGAGGCCGCGGTCGCGCGGGGCTGCCGACTCGCCGGCGGCGAGGGCTGA
- the ettA gene encoding energy-dependent translational throttle protein EttA: MASYQYIYTMKDLGKAYPGGKEVLKGIYLQFFPGAKIGVLGGNGAGKSTLMRIMAGVDKEFRGEAWAAEGASVGYLQQEPQLDPAKDVKGNIMEAVGEMVRTLARFEEVSMKLGESMSDAEMNKLLEEQGKLQDKIDAGNGWELDRTIEIAMDALRTPPGDADVTKLSGGERRRVALCRLLLARPDMLLLDEPTNHLDAESVAWLERHLHDYPGTIVAITHDRYFLDNVAEWILELDRGKGIPWKGNYSSWLDQKRKRMEQEEKASAARQRTLARELEWINMSPRARQAKSKARIAAYDDLLKEEQERKVDTTDIKIPFSRRLGNKVVEVKGVKKAFGDNLLFEDMSFTLPPGGIVGVIGPNGAGKTTLFRMIVGQEQPDAGTVVIGDTVDIAYVDQSRDSLDAKKTIYEEISEGQETFPLGGVEMNARAYVGKFNFTGADQQKLVGELSGGERNRVHLAKLIKKGGNLLLLDEPTNDLDVDTLRHLEEALASFPGCAVIISHDRWFLDRVATHILAFEGDSQVTWFEGNFADYEADRKARLGEDALVPKRIKYRKLTR; encoded by the coding sequence ATGGCGTCGTATCAGTACATCTACACGATGAAAGACCTCGGCAAGGCCTACCCCGGCGGCAAGGAGGTCTTGAAGGGCATCTACCTGCAGTTCTTCCCGGGCGCGAAGATCGGCGTGCTGGGTGGCAACGGCGCCGGCAAGTCGACGCTGATGCGCATCATGGCCGGCGTCGACAAGGAGTTCCGCGGCGAGGCGTGGGCCGCCGAGGGCGCGAGCGTGGGCTACCTGCAGCAGGAGCCGCAGCTCGACCCCGCCAAGGACGTCAAGGGCAACATCATGGAGGCCGTCGGCGAGATGGTGCGCACCCTGGCGCGCTTCGAAGAGGTCAGCATGAAGCTCGGCGAGTCGATGAGCGACGCCGAGATGAACAAGCTGCTCGAGGAGCAGGGCAAGCTGCAGGACAAGATCGACGCCGGCAACGGCTGGGAGCTCGACCGCACCATCGAGATCGCGATGGATGCCCTGCGCACGCCGCCCGGCGACGCCGACGTCACCAAGCTCTCCGGTGGTGAGCGCCGCCGCGTCGCACTGTGCCGCCTGCTGCTGGCGCGCCCCGACATGCTGCTGCTCGACGAGCCCACCAACCACCTCGACGCCGAGAGCGTGGCGTGGCTCGAGCGCCACCTGCACGACTACCCCGGCACCATCGTGGCCATCACCCACGACCGCTACTTCCTCGACAACGTCGCCGAGTGGATCCTCGAGCTCGATCGCGGCAAGGGCATCCCGTGGAAGGGCAACTACTCCAGCTGGCTCGATCAGAAGCGCAAGCGCATGGAGCAGGAGGAGAAGGCCTCGGCCGCCCGCCAGCGCACGCTCGCCCGCGAGCTCGAGTGGATCAACATGAGCCCACGCGCGCGCCAGGCCAAGAGCAAGGCCCGCATCGCGGCCTACGACGACCTGCTGAAGGAGGAGCAGGAGCGCAAGGTCGACACCACCGACATCAAGATCCCGTTCTCGCGACGGCTCGGCAACAAGGTGGTCGAGGTCAAGGGCGTCAAGAAGGCCTTCGGCGACAACCTGCTGTTCGAGGACATGAGCTTCACGCTGCCGCCCGGCGGCATCGTCGGCGTCATCGGCCCCAACGGCGCCGGCAAGACCACGCTGTTTCGCATGATCGTCGGGCAGGAGCAGCCCGACGCCGGCACCGTGGTCATCGGCGACACCGTCGACATCGCCTACGTCGATCAGAGCCGCGACTCGCTCGACGCCAAGAAGACCATCTACGAGGAGATCTCGGAGGGCCAGGAGACCTTCCCGCTCGGCGGCGTCGAGATGAACGCGCGCGCCTACGTCGGCAAGTTCAACTTCACGGGCGCCGATCAGCAGAAGCTGGTCGGCGAGCTCTCGGGCGGCGAGCGCAACCGCGTGCACCTGGCCAAGCTCATCAAGAAGGGCGGCAACCTGCTGCTGCTCGACGAGCCCACCAACGACCTCGACGTCGACACGCTGCGCCACCTCGAAGAGGCACTGGCGTCGTTCCCGGGCTGTGCCGTCATCATCAGCCACGATCGCTGGTTCCTCGATCGCGTGGCCACGCACATCTTGGCCTTCGAGGGCGACAGCCAGGTGACGTGGTTCGAGGGCAACTTCGCGGACTACGAGGCCGACCGCAAGGCGCGACTCGGCGAGGACGCACTGGTGCCCAAGCGCATCAAGTACCGCAAGCTGACCCGCTAG
- a CDS encoding heparin lyase I family protein: MPPLLLLPTLAFAAPVWVGDFETNDLSQFDGLLNANVNGVDYITVVQDVVAQGQYAARIELHDDAIWPNNGLRRVELHHTPARGRTDEGAQTWFAWSFYLPETLSADVDQSIGYWETAASYHQLLVWNITGEQVTFATRYPDYVEHWQADVATAGSWHRVAIHLAWSQDPELGAVDVWFDGEQVVTAAAVATLADTNAAFTQLGLLRGNFDFDDVPVIYIDDAVEGDSYEDVHPELTPAGGESSSGGSDSAGDGSTTGGGSTGGGNGDAGGSGSASATGASASASASAGETGATTTESGSGGDSSGGAAADGDGSGGCGCSSQAPGGAAGWLVVAVLGAGARRRRRR, encoded by the coding sequence GTGCCCCCGCTCCTGCTGCTGCCGACCCTCGCCTTCGCGGCGCCGGTGTGGGTCGGTGACTTCGAGACCAACGACCTCTCGCAGTTCGATGGTCTGCTCAACGCCAACGTCAACGGCGTCGATTACATCACCGTCGTGCAGGACGTGGTGGCGCAGGGACAGTACGCGGCGCGCATCGAGCTGCACGACGACGCGATCTGGCCCAACAACGGGCTGCGCCGGGTCGAGCTGCACCACACGCCGGCGCGCGGTCGCACCGACGAGGGCGCGCAGACATGGTTCGCATGGAGCTTCTACCTCCCCGAGACCCTGAGCGCCGACGTCGATCAGAGCATCGGCTACTGGGAGACCGCCGCGAGCTACCACCAGCTGCTGGTATGGAACATCACCGGCGAGCAGGTGACCTTCGCGACCCGCTACCCCGACTACGTCGAGCACTGGCAGGCCGACGTGGCGACCGCCGGCAGCTGGCACCGCGTCGCCATCCACCTGGCGTGGTCGCAGGATCCCGAGCTCGGCGCGGTCGACGTGTGGTTCGACGGCGAGCAGGTCGTGACCGCGGCCGCGGTCGCCACGCTCGCCGACACCAACGCCGCGTTCACGCAGCTCGGACTCCTGCGCGGCAACTTCGACTTCGACGACGTCCCGGTCATCTACATCGATGACGCCGTGGAGGGCGACAGCTACGAGGACGTCCACCCCGAGCTGACGCCCGCAGGCGGCGAGAGCAGCTCGGGCGGCAGCGACTCGGCCGGCGACGGCAGCACCACCGGCGGCGGCAGCACGGGCGGTGGCAACGGCGACGCCGGCGGCAGCGGCTCCGCCAGCGCCACCGGAGCGAGCGCCAGCGCGAGCGCGAGCGCGGGCGAGACCGGCGCGACGACGACCGAAAGCGGCAGCGGCGGCGACAGCAGCGGTGGTGCGGCGGCCGACGGCGATGGCAGCGGTGGCTGCGGCTGCAGCTCCCAAGCGCCCGGCGGCGCGGCCGGTTGGCTCGTGGTCGCCGTGCTCGGTGCCGGTGCGCGGCGACGTCGCCGTCGCTGA